The proteins below come from a single Macadamia integrifolia cultivar HAES 741 unplaced genomic scaffold, SCU_Mint_v3 scaffold913, whole genome shotgun sequence genomic window:
- the LOC122070428 gene encoding probable serine/threonine-protein kinase WNK11 gives MPCATSDASDKDSEPFVEVDPTGRYGRYSDLLGCGSVKKVYRAFDQEEGIEVAWCQVRLSSFSEDRSVIDRLYSEVRLLRTMKNVNIIELYNVWTDEEKSTLNMITEVCTSGNLREYRKKHRHVSVKALKKWSRQILKGLEYFHNHEPCIIHRDLNCSNIFINGNIGQVKIGDLGLAAIVEKNRLAHSVLGTPEFMAPELYEEEYTEMVDIYSFGMCVLELVTLEIPYSECDSVVKIYKKVTSGLRPQAMNKVKDPEVSAFIEKCLAKPRARPSASELLQDPFFDGLDDDENNNNNNSNICS, from the exons ATGCCGTGCGCGACTTCCGATGCGTCTGATAAGGATTCGGAGCCGTTCGTCGAGGTGGATCCTACCGGAAGGTACGGCCGTTACAGCGATTTACTTGGCTGTGGGTCGGTGAAGAAGGTCTACCGCGCGTTTGACCAGGAGGAAGGCATTGAGGTGGCTTGGTGCCAGGTTCGGTTGTCGAGTTTCAGCGAGGATCGGTCGGTAATCGATCGACTGTACTCGGAGGTCCGGTTGCTTCGTACTATGAAGAACGTGAACATCATCGAGCTTTACAATGTGTGGACTGATGAGGAGAAAAGCACATTGAATATGATCACTGAGGTCTGCACGTCTGGGAATCTGAGGGAATACCGTAAAAAGCATCGTCACGTATCTGTCAAGGCCTTGAAGAAGTGGTCCAGACAGATCCTGAAAGGTTTGGAGTATTTCCACAATCATGAACCGTGCATCATCCACAGAGATCTCAATTGCAGTAACATCTTCATCAATGGAAATATTGGGCAG GTGAAGATCGGTGATCTAGGTTTGGCTGCGATAGTGGAGAAGAACCGCTTGGCGCACTCGGTGCTAGGGACGCCAGAATTCATGGCGCCTGAACTATACGAGGAGGAATACACGGAGATGGTGGACATATACTCGTTCGGGATGTGCGTATTGGAGCTGGTGACGCTGGAGATACCCTACAGCGAGTGCGATAGCGTGGTGAAGATATACAAGAAGGTGACGTCGGGGTTGCGGCCCCAGGCCATGAACAAGGTGAAGGATCCTGAGGTCAGTGCCTTCATAGAGAAATGCCTCGCCAAGCCTAGGGCTAGACCTTCCGCGTCAGAGCTCCTCCAGGATCCTTTCTTCGACGGACTTGATGATGACgaaaacaacaataacaataacagcAACATATGCTCTTAG